From Variovorax sp. PMC12, the proteins below share one genomic window:
- a CDS encoding FAD-dependent oxidoreductase, with translation MEQNTFECDVLVVGSGASGMSTAITAASQGLKVLVVDKEPRFGGTTARSGGWLWIPGTRLATEQGIHEPEGAALTYMKHETTTHFDAARVGAFLDMGPKAIDFFTRNTCVQFDMPPVFPDYHAEAPGGQQGGRSMVTRPFDGRELGKRVKLLAPPLPELTVFGMMLGSGPEIKHFMRAFKSPTSFWYVTKRLTRHFLDVLGHGRGMTLTNGNALAGRLAKAAMDLDIPVWLSSPVKKLVVEYDGVSGAVVQHEGKSVRVVAKRGVVLACGGFPYDVERRKQLFPHAPTGKEHYSPSPSTNTGDGLRLAEAVGGRVDGTIPHAAAWVPASVTTRPDGTKGVMPHFIDRAKPGVIAVTPKGRRFANEGNSYHDFVQAMVKACESDGEPEVTAWLLCDHKALRNYGLGCVAPAPLPIGRHLKSGYLKRGATVGELAREIGIAPATLEATVQEFNKGARTGDDPAFGKGSKAYNRYQGDANVTPNPCVAPLENGPYYAIRLVVGDIGTFAGLVTDEKTRVLDANRQPIKGLYAVGNDAASVMGGNYPGAGITLGPALTFGYVAGLQLAQAEAAAAVQLKVEQREAVPVSRKA, from the coding sequence ATGGAACAGAACACTTTTGAATGCGACGTGCTGGTCGTCGGCAGCGGCGCCTCGGGCATGTCCACCGCCATCACGGCGGCTTCGCAGGGGTTGAAGGTGCTGGTGGTCGACAAGGAGCCGCGCTTCGGCGGCACCACCGCGCGCTCGGGCGGCTGGCTTTGGATTCCGGGCACGCGCCTGGCCACGGAGCAGGGCATCCACGAGCCCGAGGGCGCCGCGCTCACCTACATGAAGCACGAGACCACCACGCACTTCGATGCGGCGCGCGTCGGTGCCTTCCTCGACATGGGCCCCAAGGCCATCGACTTCTTCACGCGCAACACCTGCGTGCAGTTCGACATGCCGCCCGTGTTCCCCGACTACCACGCCGAAGCGCCCGGCGGCCAGCAGGGCGGCCGCTCGATGGTCACGCGCCCGTTCGACGGCCGCGAGCTGGGCAAGCGCGTCAAGCTGCTGGCGCCGCCGCTGCCCGAGCTGACCGTGTTCGGAATGATGTTGGGCTCGGGCCCCGAGATCAAACACTTCATGCGGGCGTTCAAGTCGCCCACCTCGTTCTGGTACGTGACCAAGCGGCTGACCCGCCACTTCCTCGACGTGCTGGGCCACGGCCGCGGCATGACGCTGACCAACGGCAACGCGCTGGCCGGCCGCCTCGCCAAGGCCGCGATGGACCTGGACATTCCCGTGTGGCTTTCTTCGCCGGTGAAGAAGCTGGTGGTCGAGTACGACGGCGTCTCCGGTGCCGTGGTGCAGCACGAAGGCAAGAGCGTGCGCGTGGTCGCCAAGCGCGGCGTGGTGCTGGCCTGCGGCGGCTTCCCGTACGACGTGGAGCGCCGCAAGCAGCTGTTCCCGCACGCACCGACCGGCAAGGAGCACTACTCGCCTTCGCCTTCCACCAACACCGGCGACGGCCTGCGCCTGGCCGAAGCCGTGGGCGGCCGCGTCGACGGCACCATTCCGCATGCCGCCGCGTGGGTGCCGGCTTCGGTCACCACCCGCCCCGACGGCACCAAGGGCGTGATGCCGCACTTCATCGACCGCGCAAAGCCCGGCGTGATCGCGGTCACGCCCAAGGGCAGGCGCTTCGCCAACGAAGGCAACTCGTACCACGACTTCGTGCAGGCGATGGTCAAGGCCTGCGAAAGCGACGGCGAACCCGAAGTCACGGCCTGGCTGCTGTGCGACCACAAGGCGCTGCGCAACTACGGCCTGGGCTGCGTCGCGCCGGCGCCGCTGCCCATCGGCCGCCACCTGAAGAGCGGCTACCTCAAGCGCGGCGCCACCGTCGGCGAACTGGCCAGGGAAATCGGCATTGCGCCGGCCACGCTCGAAGCCACCGTGCAGGAGTTCAACAAGGGCGCGCGCACCGGCGACGACCCCGCCTTCGGCAAGGGCAGCAAGGCCTACAACCGCTACCAGGGCGACGCCAACGTCACGCCCAACCCGTGCGTCGCGCCGCTGGAGAACGGCCCGTACTACGCCATCAGGCTGGTGGTCGGCGACATCGGCACCTTCGCCGGCCTCGTCACCGACGAGAAGACCCGCGTGCTCGACGCCAACCGCCAGCCGATCAAGGGCCTCTACGCCGTCGGCAACGACGCGGCCAGCGTGATGGGCGGCAACTACCCCGGCGCGGGCATCACGCTCGGCCCGGCGCTGACCTTCGGCTACGTGGCGGGCCTGCAGCTCGCGCAGGCCGAGGCCGCCGCGGCGGTGCAGCTGAAGGTGGAGCAGCGCGAAGCCGTGCCCGTGAGCCGCAAGGCCTGA
- a CDS encoding SDR family NAD(P)-dependent oxidoreductase, translating to MAFPSNVAPRLLEGRLALVTGAGQGNGRALALGLAQAGARVVVTDMNEATVRETAQLVRNKGGEAWSFVLDVTVPEACHALAERVGKEIGNVDLLVNNAGIIIRETTASPNAAANWKKTIDVNVHGTFNTTLAFIPVLKQTKGSIINIASIAAYAGQGASLGYSPSKGAIKMLTQSLAQELAPAGVRVNALAPGVIETPMTAATRDNPGRLESFMTRIPMGRVGQTEDLVGPVIFLASDMSRYVTGIVLPVDGGFLAV from the coding sequence ATGGCCTTTCCCTCCAACGTCGCGCCGCGCCTGCTCGAAGGCCGCCTCGCCCTCGTCACCGGCGCGGGGCAGGGCAACGGCCGCGCGCTCGCGCTCGGCCTGGCGCAGGCCGGCGCGCGCGTGGTCGTGACCGACATGAACGAAGCCACCGTGCGCGAGACCGCGCAGCTGGTGCGCAACAAAGGCGGCGAAGCCTGGTCCTTCGTGCTCGACGTGACCGTGCCCGAGGCCTGCCATGCGCTCGCCGAGCGCGTGGGCAAGGAGATCGGCAACGTCGACCTGCTGGTGAACAACGCCGGCATCATCATCCGCGAGACCACCGCGAGCCCGAACGCCGCCGCCAACTGGAAGAAGACCATCGACGTGAACGTGCACGGCACCTTCAACACCACGCTGGCCTTCATTCCGGTGCTCAAGCAGACGAAGGGCTCGATCATCAACATCGCCTCCATCGCCGCCTATGCGGGGCAGGGCGCGAGCCTGGGCTACTCACCGTCCAAGGGCGCCATCAAGATGCTGACGCAGTCGCTCGCGCAAGAGCTGGCGCCGGCCGGCGTGCGCGTCAACGCGCTCGCGCCCGGCGTCATCGAAACGCCCATGACCGCCGCCACGCGCGACAACCCGGGCCGCCTCGAATCGTTCATGACGCGCATCCCCATGGGCCGCGTCGGCCAGACCGAAGACCTCGTCGGCCCGGTGATCTTCCTGGCCAGCGACATGTCGCGCTACGTCACCGGCATCGTGCTGCCGGTGGACGGCGGCTTCCTTGCCGTCTGA